The Flavobacteriales bacterium genomic sequence CGTATGCGCAAACCCGCAAAATGCCGGTGACATAGCTGCCGCTTTGCAAAAGATCCTATCGGATGATGAAGGTGCGCGTATCATGGGTCGCAACGGGAGGCGTGCTGTTCTCGAGATGTACAATTGGCATCAGGAAGGAGAGAAGTTGGTGAAGTTTTATAAAAAAGCCCTGGAAGTGGTATGACCGTGTTGCCCGAAATATCCGTGGTGATTCCATGCCGGAATGAGGAGGCATACATCGGTCGGTGCCTGGATGCCATCCTTGCGCTCGACTATCCGCAAGACAATTTGAAGGTATATGTTTGTGACGGTTTGAGCGGTGATCGTACCCGGGGCATTGTGATCGAATATGCCGGACGGCATCACTTCATTCACCTGCTGGATAATCCCCTGAAAACAACGCCGAATGCACTCAATACGGGGATCCGTGAAGCAATGGGTTCGGATGTGATTGTGATCCTGGGCGCCCACGCTGAGGTGTATCCGGATTATCTCAACCAATGTGTGGAGGCATTCACCAAAGGTGACAACATCGGCTGTGTGGGAGGTGTATTGGAGAATGTATATCAAAACCAAACCTCCAGGATCGTTTCATTGGCGATGGCGTCTCCGTTCGGTGTGGGCAATGCTTTTTTCCGTTTGGGTAACAAAGAAGGCTTTGTGGATACGGTTGCCTTCGGGGCTTATAAAAGGGAAGTATTCGAGCGCGTGGGGATGTTCGATGCGGATCTGACGCGCAACCAGGATGACGAATTCAACTATCGTGTGAAGAAAGGCGGATTCGGGATCTACCTTTCACCTGCCATACGTGCCAAATACCACGTCAGGGCCCGATACCGGAATCTCTTCCGGCAATACTATCAATACGGATACTGGAAGGTTTTTGTCAACCGGAAGCACCGCGCGGTGACCTCTATCCGACAGTTGGTGCCAGCCTTCTTTGTATTGTTCCTGCTAACAACTCCCGTTGCCCTGTTCACGTTCCCGCGTCCATGGGCGGGTGTGATGCTGTCTTACCTGGGAATTGGGTTGCTGTTCGCTTTTAAGAAATCCTGGAATCCCCTGGTGGCATTGAGGGTATGGTTCACATTCTGGATTCTTCACCTGGCATATGGAACAGGGTACCTGGAAGGCGTGTTCCGGTTTCTGCTACTGCAGAAGAATCCTTCACCCAAACATCAAAAGAGCTCGCGGTGAAAACCTGGTTGCAGATCCTGAGACAACAACCGTGGAAGTTTGCAGTGGCAGCACTTGCATTTGCAATTCCCAGCATGCCCTGGTTTCTGCCTTCGCTCATCGTGCTGATTTTTGTCGTAACGCTTTGGAAACAATACTACCGCCAGGGTCTGGGGAAGGGCGCCAGGAGGAAGGGCTTGATTGTGTTTCCCTTGTTTTTCCTGTTTCACGGCATCGGCTTGTTGTATACGCAGAACATGGAATATGCCCGGCACGACCTTGAAACGAAGTCGGCACTTTTGTTCCTGCCCATCCTGATGTCCTGGATACCCAGGCCGGTGTTGCGCGATGTATACCAGGTGATGCTGGCATACATAGCCGGTTGTTTTACCGCTATGTTGGAATGCCTGGGGGTTGCGAGTGTTCACTGGCTCCGAACAGGAGAGAATCATTTCTTTTACGCCGACCTGTCGTTGCATCAACACACCACATATTTTGCATTGTATGTCTCGCTCGCGATCGCCATGGCTTATTACTTTTTGCTTCGTGCAAACCGGAGCAAAAAAGGAAAAGGCTTTTATGCTATGTGGGTGTCGCTGGTTGTGGTGTTCTCCGGTTTTGTGTTGATGCTTTATTCCAAAGCGGGGATGGCAACCATGGTGATGGTGCATCTGATCACCTTCGCATATTTTGCCAAACAACGTTTCGGTTGGTGGAAGACCATCGTTACCATGTTGCTCATTACGGTAGGGAGTTCGGTGCTGATTTATGTAGCCGTTCCTCATACGGCATATCGGTTGCACCTGATCAAAGAATCATTGTTGAACCATGACAAGCTGGATAAAACCACAGTGGAAAGCACGGCCGTGCGCGTGTTGGTATGGCATGCGTCAAAAGAAGTGTTGAAAGAACATCAACCCTGGGGAACGGGAACAGGCGATGTGAAGGATGAATTGCTGGCCATGTACAAACGGCTTGGAATGACCGGTGCCTTGAAGCACGAACTCAATTCCCACAATCAGTACCTGCAAACATGGTGTGCCCTGGGTATACCCGGTATCGTGTTGTTGTTGCTGATGCTTGTCTATCCCTTTCGACGTGCAATCAGGGAAAGCAATTACATCTACCTCGTGTTTCTGATCACATTCATTTTTAACCTGCTCTCCGAGTCCATGCTGGAAAAACAGGCCGGGGTTGTGTATTTTGCATTCTTTAATGCTTTTTTCTTCTTTTGGTGTCATGCAGACAGGCAACCGAAGGATGCCATATCTGCTGATGCTCAATTCCAATGAAAAAAACACCATTCTCGCCACCTCGGATTGACCAGAAGACCATTGATGCTGTGACAGAAGTGTTGCGTTCGGGATGGATCACCACCGGCCCCAAGACAAAACAGTTCGAACAGATGCTTGCGGCATACTGCAATGTGGAAAAGGTGTTGTGCCTGAATTCTGCCACGGCCGGACTCGAACTGATGCTGAGATGGTACGGTGTGGGCCCGGGTGACGAGGTGATTGTTCCGGCTTATACCTATTGTGCTTCGGCCAATGTGATTGTTCATTGCGGAGCTACTCCGGTGTTTGTGGATGTGCTGGAAGATTTTACGCTGGATCCCGAAGCAGTGAGAAAGGCCCTGACCGTTCACACCAAGGTGATCATTCCTGTGGATATTGCGGGATGGCCTTGCGACTACGATGCGTTGCTTGCATTGCTGAGTGAGCCCCTTGTTTGCGAGATGTTTACCCCGGCGCACCCCAACCAGGAAAAATTAGGACGACCCATGCTGCTTGCGGATGCCGCCCATTCATTGGGAGGTGTCTATAAGAACCGGATGGTGGGAGCACTCGCAGATGCCACCGTCTTTTCTTTCCATGCAGTGAAGAACCTGACCACTGCGGAAGGTGGTGCCATCGCATTCAGTTTGCCGGATTCATTTGATCCGCAGGAGGTGTACAATTACCTTAACATATTCTCATTGCACGGTCAGAACAAAGATGCTCGTGCTAAAATGGAAGGAAACAGCTGGCGCTATGATGTAATCGAAGCCGGTTATAAATGCAACATGACGGATATTCAGGCCGCCATGGGATGTGTGGAATTGGAACGATATGATGAAACCCTGGCAAGGCGTGAGAAAATATTTAAGGGATATGCTGCGGCGCTATCTCAGCAGGATTGGGCGGTTTTACCTCCTTTTCGTACGGCAGATCGCGTATCTTCCTTTCATGTGTTTGCCCTGCGTCTGAAGGGTTTCAGGGAAGAGGAAAGAGATCGTTTGCTCCAGGAAATGCTTGCCAGGGGCGTGTCGGTTAATGTGCACTTCATTCCTGTGCCCATGTTGGCATACTACAAACAGTTGGGGTATACGATTGATGACTACCCGGTTGCTCATGATCTCTTCAGTCATGAGATATCCCTGCCCGTCTACTATGACTTGTCTGATCAGGATGCGGAACGGGTCACCGATACACTGATATCTTGCGTGCAGCATATACTGACCAACGCCTAACGGTAACGGATGAAGCGTTTTTTTGACTTTATATGTTCCCTGATCCTTCTGATGGTGCTTTCTCCGGTTTTGCTGGTGTTGGCGATTTGGGTGGGGCTCGATAGTCCGGGCGGCGTATTTTATAAACAGGAAAGGGTCGGAAAAGGGGGGAAGGTATTTCGATTGCTGAAGTTCAGGTCAATGCGACCGGGATCTGACAAGAAAGGGTTGCTAACCGTTGGGTTCGCCGATAACCGCATCACAGGAGCGGGAAGATTTCTGAGAAAGACAAAGCTTGATGAACTGCCCCAACTGATTAACGTGTTGAAGGGAGATATGAGTTTGGTAGGTCCCCGCCCGGAGGTGCCCCGCTACGTGGCCATGTACAATGAAGTTCAACAACGCGTGCTGGATGTAAGGCCCGGAATCACCGATCATGCATCCATACGCTATTTTGAGGAAAATGAATTGCTTGCACAGTCATCGGACCCTGAGCGAACCTACATTGAAGAAATCATGCCCAAGAAATTGGCCATTAACCTGGAGTATGTGAACCACCACAATCTGATGACGGACCTGGGTATCCTCTTCAGGACATTCCTCCGGATGGTACGGGGATGAGCATATTTTCCCGGGCATTTTTTACCAACATGGCTTCATCCTGCCTGCCGGTTGTTTCAAAGGAGAACTCCAGGCTTCTGAGGAGTTGTTGAATGGCCTGGATGTTCGAACCCGGGTAAAAGTGACTGGGGTCTGGCTTCACATTCATCTTGCGCAGATACTTTTTGATTTCCCTTGCAGAAAAGACCGTACCCTTGTGGAATACATTGATGTAAAACAACACATCGGTAGACTTGGTTTTTGTAGGGATAAAAGACTCTCCATCCATATAGGCAAGAATGAATTGTCCGGGTAGACTGATGGTGTGTACGGGCATGCCCAGTTTGCTGGCCAGGGACGCGTACAGGATGGATAATACCACCGGGCTGCCTGATTTTCTTTTAAGGGTTCTGTGGATGCAATGCTCTTCAGGGGCATGGAACGGCGGTTGTGTGACACTGAATCCATGTACATCGAACAGGATATAGTTCAGAACTCTTACCTTTTCAAGCGCCGTGAGGTTTTCATTGAATTCTATCCAAACATCCCTTGTGAGACGGTTAAAGCGATCGCTCAGTTTGTCGTAGTCTGCATCCTGGGCTGCAATCTGGGATACCAGGTGTGCACCTTTCAATAGGTTGCGGTGATCACTAATCACCCAGTCCTGCAGGAGTTGTGAGGCTTCTCCCTGGTAGATCCTTTTCAACAGGTTGGATATCCTGTGCTTGAGCAGCTTATCCCTGCTGCCGTCCTGAGCAGCACTGAGTTGTGGAAGCACGGCGGTACCATAACCCCGTAAAACACTTTCTATATGCGAAAATACCCCTTCGTCAGGGTCGTCGAGTAATTGAATCAGGGCATCAACACTTTGCATCATGAACAATTGAATTGTTACAAAATTAGGTTCATCGGTCGGGTACAAGTGACTGCCCGTTTCCATTTTTTCAACACCGGTCTTTTGATTAAATGAGAATCCTTATACCTTATATGAACCTTATTTGCTGCACAATCAACTTAAAATCAATTGCTTGTATATATTGATGAATGAGGGAATGTACCGATTTATTTGTGTGCCACATGCCGATGTATTAATTTTGTGCCCTATTCTAAAACTGTTGATTCATGGATGCGTCTACAAAACAAATTTTGGTACC encodes the following:
- a CDS encoding sugar transferase, with amino-acid sequence MKRFFDFICSLILLMVLSPVLLVLAIWVGLDSPGGVFYKQERVGKGGKVFRLLKFRSMRPGSDKKGLLTVGFADNRITGAGRFLRKTKLDELPQLINVLKGDMSLVGPRPEVPRYVAMYNEVQQRVLDVRPGITDHASIRYFEENELLAQSSDPERTYIEEIMPKKLAINLEYVNHHNLMTDLGILFRTFLRMVRG
- a CDS encoding O-antigen ligase family protein, giving the protein MKTWLQILRQQPWKFAVAALAFAIPSMPWFLPSLIVLIFVVTLWKQYYRQGLGKGARRKGLIVFPLFFLFHGIGLLYTQNMEYARHDLETKSALLFLPILMSWIPRPVLRDVYQVMLAYIAGCFTAMLECLGVASVHWLRTGENHFFYADLSLHQHTTYFALYVSLAIAMAYYFLLRANRSKKGKGFYAMWVSLVVVFSGFVLMLYSKAGMATMVMVHLITFAYFAKQRFGWWKTIVTMLLITVGSSVLIYVAVPHTAYRLHLIKESLLNHDKLDKTTVESTAVRVLVWHASKEVLKEHQPWGTGTGDVKDELLAMYKRLGMTGALKHELNSHNQYLQTWCALGIPGIVLLLLMLVYPFRRAIRESNYIYLVFLITFIFNLLSESMLEKQAGVVYFAFFNAFFFFWCHADRQPKDAISADAQFQ
- a CDS encoding DegT/DnrJ/EryC1/StrS family aminotransferase, with translation MKKTPFSPPRIDQKTIDAVTEVLRSGWITTGPKTKQFEQMLAAYCNVEKVLCLNSATAGLELMLRWYGVGPGDEVIVPAYTYCASANVIVHCGATPVFVDVLEDFTLDPEAVRKALTVHTKVIIPVDIAGWPCDYDALLALLSEPLVCEMFTPAHPNQEKLGRPMLLADAAHSLGGVYKNRMVGALADATVFSFHAVKNLTTAEGGAIAFSLPDSFDPQEVYNYLNIFSLHGQNKDARAKMEGNSWRYDVIEAGYKCNMTDIQAAMGCVELERYDETLARREKIFKGYAAALSQQDWAVLPPFRTADRVSSFHVFALRLKGFREEERDRLLQEMLARGVSVNVHFIPVPMLAYYKQLGYTIDDYPVAHDLFSHEISLPVYYDLSDQDAERVTDTLISCVQHILTNA
- a CDS encoding glycosyltransferase family 2 protein, whose amino-acid sequence is MTVLPEISVVIPCRNEEAYIGRCLDAILALDYPQDNLKVYVCDGLSGDRTRGIVIEYAGRHHFIHLLDNPLKTTPNALNTGIREAMGSDVIVILGAHAEVYPDYLNQCVEAFTKGDNIGCVGGVLENVYQNQTSRIVSLAMASPFGVGNAFFRLGNKEGFVDTVAFGAYKREVFERVGMFDADLTRNQDDEFNYRVKKGGFGIYLSPAIRAKYHVRARYRNLFRQYYQYGYWKVFVNRKHRAVTSIRQLVPAFFVLFLLTTPVALFTFPRPWAGVMLSYLGIGLLFAFKKSWNPLVALRVWFTFWILHLAYGTGYLEGVFRFLLLQKNPSPKHQKSSR